One genomic segment of Drosophila melanogaster chromosome 3R includes these proteins:
- the CG42592 gene encoding uncharacterized protein, which yields MASYQAVCIAALIHLVLGISVSPWPPKDTCSPAPKVGAWIFTFAILLLVADVRMCPKGYTHVPYIIQVLGETVGSLIIIEFSTSVVWCALESVTHQLTRLLLLYWGMNGDTYLALEYWILLIPTTAVASTFLYIMIKAIIPY from the coding sequence ATGGCTTCTTATCAAGCGGTTTGCATTGCTGCTCTGATTCACCTCGTGCTCGGAATATCGGTAAGCCCTTGGCCACCTAAAGATACCTGTTCACCTGCTCCGAAAGTGGGCGCTTGGATCTTCACGTTTGCCATCCTTCTTCTGGTCGCCGATGTAAGGATGTGTCCGAAAGGTTACACGCACGTGCCGTACATCATTCAGGTTCTTGGGGAGACGGTCGGATCCCTGATTATCATCGAGTTCTCCACATCCGTGGTGTGGTGCGCCTTGGAAAGTGTGACCCACCAGCTGACTAGGTTGCTACTTTTATACTGGGGAATGAACGGTGACACTTACCTGGCGCTGGAGTATTGGATCCTTTTGATTCCTACCACGGCTGTGGCCAGCACTTTTCTATACATTATGATAAAGGCCATTATACCCTACTAG
- the Prtl99C gene encoding Protamine-like 99C, isoform C codes for MGRKRGRKEYCPPIYKRQKVARVTNNGYLNFMTEYKKRFYGLSPQDMVHYAAKQWTQLSMAEKEAFKSKSPAQYVACEMKSDVAGGQQSSCQRQSPSARLRESERRSSRSKTLCRSAKNRQRGKPKPQQSKRRLSHMGSAVAYIHFLRKFQRKNTELRTIDLLKTATRLWCRLPERHRHAFERPLWIVTIGKS; via the exons ATGGGGCGAAAAAGGGGTCGAAAGGAGTATTGTCCCCCCATTTACAAGCGCCAGAAAGTGGCGCGCGTCACTAACAATGGATACCTCAACTTTATGACCGAGTACAAGAAACGCTTTTACGGACTTTCTCCGCAGGACATGGTGCATTATGCGGCTAAGCAGTGGACCCAGCTGTCCATGGCTGAGAAGGAAGCTTTCAAGAGCAAG AGTCCAGCACAGTACGTGGCCTGTGAGATGAAAAGCGATGTCGCCGGAGGACAGCAAAGTTCTTGCCAAAGACAGTCTCCAAGCGCTCGGCTGAGGGAATCGGAGAGGAGATCGTCCAGATCGAAGACCTTGTGCAGATCAGCAAAGAATCGTCAGCGAGGGAAGCCGAAACCTCAGCAAAGCAAGCGCAGGCTCAGTCACATGGGCTCGGCAGTGGCATATATCCACTTCCTGCGCAAGTTCCAAAGGAAGAATACTGAGTTGCGCACCATCGATCTGCTGAAGACGGCAACTAGATTGTGGTGCCGGTTGCCCGAAAGGCATCGCCATGCGTTTGAGAGGCCACTTTG GATTGTTACAATAGGAAAATCCTAG
- the Prtl99C gene encoding Protamine-like 99C, isoform B produces the protein MGRKRGRKEYCPPIYKRQKVARVTNNGYLNFMTEYKKRFYGLSPQDMVHYAAKQWTQLSMAEKEAFKSKKPSTITLKSPAQYVACEMKSDVAGGQQSSCQRQSPSARLRESERRSSRSKTLCRSAKNRQRGKPKPQQSKRRLSHMGSAVAYIHFLRKFQRKNTELRTIDLLKTATRLWCRLPERHRHAFERPLWIVTIGKS, from the exons ATGGGGCGAAAAAGGGGTCGAAAGGAGTATTGTCCCCCCATTTACAAGCGCCAGAAAGTGGCGCGCGTCACTAACAATGGATACCTCAACTTTATGACCGAGTACAAGAAACGCTTTTACGGACTTTCTCCGCAGGACATGGTGCATTATGCGGCTAAGCAGTGGACCCAGCTGTCCATGGCTGAGAAGGAAGCTTTCAAGAGCAAG aaaccATCGACGATTACTTTGAAGAGTCCAGCACAGTACGTGGCCTGTGAGATGAAAAGCGATGTCGCCGGAGGACAGCAAAGTTCTTGCCAAAGACAGTCTCCAAGCGCTCGGCTGAGGGAATCGGAGAGGAGATCGTCCAGATCGAAGACCTTGTGCAGATCAGCAAAGAATCGTCAGCGAGGGAAGCCGAAACCTCAGCAAAGCAAGCGCAGGCTCAGTCACATGGGCTCGGCAGTGGCATATATCCACTTCCTGCGCAAGTTCCAAAGGAAGAATACTGAGTTGCGCACCATCGATCTGCTGAAGACGGCAACTAGATTGTGGTGCCGGTTGCCCGAAAGGCATCGCCATGCGTTTGAGAGGCCACTTTG GATTGTTACAATAGGAAAATCCTAG